A region of Streptomyces sp. NBC_01264 DNA encodes the following proteins:
- a CDS encoding phosphatidylserine decarboxylase, whose product MPHSQTSAPRVGLLGGRLARGASPWLLPTVATAAVSLVRARKSGRWAAVAVPTTALAAGMLWFFRDPEREITQGRVISPADGVVQSIMPWKDGRTRVAIFMSPLNVHVNRAPLAGTVTSVEHVPGGFVPAFNKESENNERVVWHFDTELGDIEMVQIAGAVARRIVPYLPAGTKVEQGERIGLIRFGSRVDIYLPEGVEVAVEVGQATTAGVTRIDRD is encoded by the coding sequence ATGCCCCACAGCCAAACCTCTGCACCTCGCGTCGGCCTCCTCGGTGGACGCCTCGCGCGCGGAGCATCGCCGTGGCTTCTGCCGACCGTCGCCACCGCCGCCGTCAGCCTCGTCCGGGCCCGCAAGTCCGGACGCTGGGCGGCAGTGGCCGTGCCCACCACCGCGCTCGCGGCGGGCATGCTGTGGTTCTTCCGCGACCCCGAGCGTGAGATCACGCAGGGCAGGGTCATCTCGCCCGCCGACGGTGTGGTGCAGAGCATCATGCCGTGGAAGGACGGACGCACCCGCGTCGCGATCTTCATGAGCCCCCTGAACGTCCACGTCAACCGCGCGCCCCTCGCGGGCACGGTGACGTCCGTGGAGCACGTCCCCGGTGGATTCGTTCCGGCGTTCAACAAGGAGAGCGAGAACAACGAGCGCGTCGTCTGGCACTTCGACACCGAGCTCGGCGACATCGAGATGGTGCAGATCGCCGGCGCCGTCGCCCGTCGCATCGTCCCGTACCTGCCGGCCGGCACCAAGGTGGAGCAGGGCGAACGCATCGGTCTGATCCGCTTCGGCTCCCGCGTCGACATCTACCTCCCCGAGGGCGTCGAGGTCGCGGTCGAGGTCGGACAGGCCACCACCGCGGGGGTGACCCGAATTGACCGTGACTGA
- a CDS encoding methylated-DNA--[protein]-cysteine S-methyltransferase, which yields MSSSTRTSTKQHTVVDSPYGPLTLVAADGVLCGLYMTGQRHRPAEEAFGERVAAGEAPFPEVLRQLTAYFAGELTAFDLPVRLEGTEFQRSVWEQLVRIPYGQTWSYGELAAKLGKPNASRAVGLANGKNPVGIIVPCHRVIGASGSMTGYGGGIDRKVRLLAFESGAEQL from the coding sequence ATGAGCAGCAGCACCAGGACCAGTACCAAGCAGCACACCGTCGTGGACAGTCCCTACGGGCCGCTGACCCTCGTCGCCGCCGACGGGGTCCTGTGCGGCCTCTACATGACCGGACAGCGTCACCGCCCGGCCGAGGAGGCCTTCGGGGAACGCGTCGCGGCCGGTGAGGCCCCCTTCCCGGAGGTGCTGCGGCAGCTGACCGCGTACTTCGCCGGGGAGCTCACCGCCTTCGACCTGCCGGTCCGGCTGGAGGGCACCGAGTTCCAGCGCAGCGTGTGGGAGCAGCTCGTACGGATCCCCTACGGGCAGACCTGGTCCTACGGGGAGCTGGCCGCCAAGCTCGGCAAGCCGAACGCCTCCCGCGCGGTCGGGCTCGCCAACGGCAAGAACCCGGTCGGCATCATCGTCCCGTGCCACCGCGTCATCGGAGCCTCCGGCTCCATGACCGGCTACGGCGGCGGCATCGACCGCAAGGTGCGACTGCTGGCCTTCGAGTCCGGGGCCGAGCAGCTCTAG
- a CDS encoding class I SAM-dependent methyltransferase: MTGTGPEGPGRYGERVFRPEAAGEGDRIDLGSLTYDATTMSRLRRLGVGPGWTCLDIGAGTGTVARRLLEEAGVAEVLAVDRDVRFLTAHPVPGLTPLQADVTAEGFAPGLFRLVHARFVLMHLPDRPRLISRLGELLVPGGVLVISDAVDLTTDSAPRTPYGDAMRAMWRALRDGIGTDVSRVVDHPELLEAAGLESVAAEIHVPPLLPGSAISRFWADTWDRARTDMLATGLLDEDRLAEAVRLLGSPAYAGLSPGMLTAWGWKPGGPGAPGVTRG, from the coding sequence ATGACCGGCACGGGGCCCGAGGGCCCGGGGCGCTACGGCGAGCGGGTCTTCCGCCCCGAGGCTGCGGGCGAAGGAGACCGGATCGACCTAGGCTCCCTCACCTACGACGCCACGACCATGTCCCGGCTGCGACGGCTGGGAGTGGGCCCGGGCTGGACCTGCCTCGACATCGGGGCGGGCACCGGGACGGTGGCGCGCCGGCTGCTGGAGGAGGCGGGGGTCGCGGAGGTACTCGCCGTGGACCGGGACGTACGGTTCCTCACGGCGCACCCGGTGCCGGGGCTGACTCCGCTCCAGGCGGACGTCACCGCGGAGGGATTCGCCCCGGGGCTCTTCCGGCTGGTCCACGCCCGGTTCGTCCTCATGCACCTGCCGGATCGGCCGCGGCTGATCTCGCGGCTCGGCGAACTCCTCGTCCCCGGCGGGGTCCTGGTGATCAGCGACGCCGTGGACCTGACGACGGACTCCGCGCCCCGCACCCCGTACGGCGACGCGATGCGGGCCATGTGGCGCGCGCTGCGCGACGGCATCGGGACGGACGTGTCGAGGGTGGTCGACCACCCCGAGCTGCTGGAGGCGGCGGGGCTGGAATCGGTGGCGGCCGAGATCCACGTACCACCGCTGCTGCCGGGCAGCGCGATCAGCCGGTTCTGGGCGGACACCTGGGACCGGGCCCGGACGGACATGCTGGCGACGGGGCTCCTCGACGAGGACCGGCTCGCCGAGGCCGTGCGGCTGCTGGGGTCACCGGCGTACGCCGGGCTGTCGCCCGGCATGCTCACGGCCTGGGGCTGGAAGCCCGGGGGGCCGGGGGCGCCCGGAGTCACTCGGGGGTAG
- a CDS encoding NUDIX domain-containing protein, whose translation MTTTDDYATYIASLPRVLAGAAALFRDAEGRVLLVEPNYREGWALPGGTIESDTGESPRTAARRESAEEIGIDVPLGRLLAVDWSTGPGRPPLVAYLYGGGVLDAAQLASIKLQEEELLSWRLVDPAALTDHLLGSLGLRTQEAYRVLQSGEGTVELENGRRSQAS comes from the coding sequence GTGACCACCACGGATGACTACGCCACCTACATCGCGAGCCTGCCCCGGGTGCTGGCCGGCGCGGCCGCCCTCTTCCGGGACGCCGAGGGCCGGGTGCTCCTCGTGGAGCCCAACTACCGGGAGGGCTGGGCCCTGCCCGGCGGCACGATCGAGTCGGACACGGGGGAGTCCCCGCGCACGGCCGCCCGCCGGGAGAGCGCCGAGGAGATCGGCATCGACGTGCCGCTCGGCCGGCTGCTCGCCGTCGACTGGTCCACCGGCCCGGGCCGGCCCCCGCTCGTCGCCTACCTCTACGGCGGCGGCGTGCTCGATGCCGCACAGCTCGCCTCCATCAAGCTCCAGGAGGAGGAGCTGCTCTCGTGGCGGCTGGTGGATCCGGCCGCGCTGACGGACCATCTGCTCGGATCCCTGGGCCTGCGCACCCAGGAGGCGTACCGCGTACTGCAGTCCGGCGAGGGCACCGTGGAGCTGGAGAACGGCCGCAGGTCGCAGGCCTCGTAG
- the pssA gene encoding CDP-diacylglycerol--serine O-phosphatidyltransferase has translation MPEASEEESADDDMPLSLRLSIADTLTLGNATCGFMAVYFTTTGILIPHLTGSGGSGMARSSAATAVILMLLAAVFDLFDGIVARKLRSSPMGAELDNLSDLISFGLAPAYFVLVWGMVADDAVQKMSALAAIVVLLAVVLRLARFSCVVMKDGMFQGMPSPFGALTVVSIVLLELPFIPTLLAIVGVAWLMVSRVEYPKPRGVLAVAMLSWIVAAMGLLAAWAFDAPGGGALLQTGCALQIALAATIPLFATTRRANTFRHNRREARATQAP, from the coding sequence GTGCCCGAGGCCTCCGAGGAGGAGTCGGCCGACGACGACATGCCGCTCTCACTGCGGCTGTCGATAGCGGACACCCTCACCCTCGGCAACGCGACCTGCGGATTCATGGCGGTGTACTTCACCACCACCGGGATCCTCATCCCGCACCTCACCGGCAGCGGCGGGTCGGGCATGGCCCGCAGCAGCGCCGCGACGGCAGTGATACTGATGCTGCTCGCCGCGGTCTTCGACCTCTTCGACGGCATCGTGGCCCGCAAGCTGCGCAGCTCGCCGATGGGCGCCGAGCTGGACAACCTGTCCGACCTGATCAGCTTCGGGCTGGCGCCCGCGTACTTCGTCCTCGTCTGGGGCATGGTCGCCGACGACGCGGTGCAGAAGATGTCGGCGCTGGCGGCGATCGTGGTCCTGCTGGCGGTCGTCCTGCGCCTCGCGAGATTCAGCTGCGTGGTCATGAAGGACGGCATGTTCCAGGGCATGCCGAGCCCCTTCGGTGCGCTCACGGTCGTCTCGATCGTGCTGCTGGAGCTGCCGTTCATCCCGACCCTGCTGGCGATCGTCGGCGTGGCCTGGCTGATGGTGAGCCGGGTCGAGTACCCCAAGCCGCGGGGTGTCCTCGCGGTGGCGATGCTCAGCTGGATCGTCGCTGCGATGGGGCTGCTGGCCGCGTGGGCGTTCGACGCGCCGGGCGGCGGGGCGCTGCTCCAGACCGGCTGCGCGCTGCAGATCGCTCTGGCGGCGACCATCCCGCTGTTCGCGACGACCCGTCGCGCGAACACGTTCCGCCACAACCGTCGCGAGGCGAGGGCCACCCAGGCCCCGTAG
- a CDS encoding AlkA N-terminal domain-containing protein: MYTDTERCVRAVQSKDARFDGWFFTAVRTTGIYCRPSCPAVPPKVENMTFLPSAAACQQNGYRACKRCRPDTSPGSPEWNARADAVARAMRLIQDGVVDREGVPGLASRLGYSARQVERQLGAELGAGPLALARAQRAQTARLLIETSGLPMGDIAFAAGFSSIRTFNDTVREVFALAPSELRARAATRGTAPGPGAAQVPGTISLRLPFRAPLTPDNLFGHLAATAVPGVEEWRAGAYRRTLRLPYGTGVVALTPRPDHIGCRLALTDLRDLTIAISRCRRLLDLDADPEAVDEQLSADPLLAPLVAKAPGRRVPRTVDAEEFAVRAVLGQQVSTAAARTHAARLVRAHGEPVADPDPEGGLTHLFPTSQALAGIDPESLALPRSRRTTFTTLVSALADGSLPLGIDSDWEAARARLGALPGFGPWTTEIIAMRALGDPDAFIPADLGIRRAAQGLGLPSTPAALTARAAHWRPWRAYAVQYLWATEDHAINVLPA, translated from the coding sequence ATGTACACCGACACGGAGCGTTGCGTACGGGCCGTCCAATCGAAGGACGCGCGGTTCGACGGCTGGTTCTTCACCGCCGTCAGGACCACCGGGATCTACTGTCGCCCCAGCTGCCCCGCCGTACCGCCCAAGGTCGAGAACATGACCTTCCTGCCCAGCGCCGCCGCCTGCCAGCAGAACGGGTACCGCGCCTGCAAGCGGTGCCGGCCCGACACCTCCCCCGGCTCCCCCGAGTGGAACGCCCGCGCCGACGCCGTCGCCCGGGCCATGCGCCTGATCCAGGACGGCGTGGTCGACCGCGAGGGCGTCCCGGGGCTGGCCTCCCGGCTCGGGTACTCCGCCCGCCAGGTGGAGCGCCAGCTCGGCGCCGAGCTCGGGGCCGGGCCCCTCGCCCTGGCCAGGGCCCAGCGCGCGCAGACCGCCCGGCTGCTGATCGAGACCTCGGGGCTCCCGATGGGCGACATCGCCTTCGCCGCCGGGTTCTCCTCGATCCGGACCTTCAACGACACCGTCCGCGAGGTGTTCGCCCTGGCCCCGAGCGAGCTCCGGGCGCGGGCGGCGACCCGGGGCACCGCCCCGGGTCCCGGAGCCGCCCAGGTGCCCGGCACCATCAGCCTGCGGCTCCCCTTCCGCGCCCCGCTCACCCCCGACAACCTCTTCGGCCACCTCGCCGCGACCGCCGTACCCGGGGTCGAGGAGTGGCGGGCGGGCGCCTACCGCCGCACGCTGCGGCTCCCGTACGGCACCGGCGTCGTCGCCCTCACCCCGCGGCCCGACCACATCGGCTGCCGGCTCGCCCTCACCGACCTGCGCGACCTGACCATCGCCATCAGCCGCTGCCGCCGGCTCCTGGACCTCGACGCGGACCCCGAGGCCGTCGACGAGCAGCTCAGCGCCGACCCGCTGCTGGCCCCGCTCGTGGCCAAGGCTCCCGGGCGCCGGGTGCCGCGTACGGTCGACGCGGAGGAGTTCGCCGTACGGGCGGTCCTCGGGCAGCAGGTGTCGACCGCGGCGGCCCGTACGCACGCGGCGCGTCTGGTGCGCGCCCACGGCGAGCCGGTGGCCGACCCCGACCCCGAGGGCGGGCTGACGCACCTGTTCCCCACCTCGCAGGCCCTGGCCGGGATCGATCCCGAGTCGCTCGCCCTGCCGCGCAGCCGGCGCACCACCTTCACCACGCTCGTCTCGGCCCTCGCCGACGGCTCGCTCCCGCTCGGGATCGACAGCGACTGGGAGGCGGCCCGCGCACGGCTGGGGGCGCTGCCCGGCTTCGGTCCGTGGACCACCGAGATCATCGCGATGCGGGCCCTGGGCGACCCGGACGCCTTCATCCCGGCCGACCTGGGGATCCGGCGGGCCGCGCAGGGGCTCGGCCTGCCCTCCACGCCCGCGGCGCTGACCGCCCGCGCGGCGCACTGGCGGCCCTGGCGCGCGTACGCCGTGCAGTACCTGTGGGCCACCGAGGACCACGCCATCAACGTCCTGCCCGCCTGA
- a CDS encoding MaoC family dehydratase has product MQFGRTYEEFTPGDVYKHWPGKTVTEYDDHLFCLLTMNHHPLHMDSNYAENTTDFGKNVVVGNYIYSLLLGMSVPDVSGKAIANLEIESLRHVAPTFHGDTIYGETTVLDKTPSKSKNDRGIVYVETKGYKQDGTLVCVFRRKVMVPTETYIKERGGEQPGRPTLKEQGK; this is encoded by the coding sequence ATGCAGTTTGGCCGCACCTACGAAGAGTTCACCCCCGGCGACGTCTACAAGCACTGGCCCGGGAAGACGGTCACCGAGTACGACGACCACCTCTTCTGTCTGCTGACCATGAACCACCACCCGCTCCACATGGACAGCAACTACGCGGAGAACACGACCGACTTCGGCAAGAACGTGGTCGTGGGCAACTACATCTACTCGCTGCTGCTGGGCATGTCGGTCCCGGACGTCTCCGGCAAGGCCATCGCCAACCTGGAGATCGAGTCCCTGCGGCACGTGGCGCCGACCTTCCACGGCGACACCATCTACGGCGAGACCACGGTCCTCGACAAGACCCCGTCGAAGTCGAAGAACGACCGCGGCATCGTCTACGTGGAGACCAAGGGCTACAAGCAGGACGGCACCCTCGTCTGCGTCTTCCGGCGCAAGGTGATGGTCCCGACCGAGACGTACATCAAGGAGCGCGGCGGCGAGCAGCCCGGCCGCCCCACGCTGAAGGAACAGGGGAAGTAG
- a CDS encoding HpcH/HpaI aldolase/citrate lyase family protein — MTTPSSPVNRLRPRRSCLAVPGSNPRFLEKAQGLPADQVFLDLEDACAPLAKEGARHTIVEALNQGDWTGKTRVVRVNDWTTHWTYRDVITVVEGAGQNLDCIMLPKVQDAQQVVALDLLLTQIEKTMGFEVGKIGIEAQIENAKGLVNVDEIAAASPRLETIIFGPADFMASINMKSLVVGMQPPGYGADAYHYILMRILMAARMHDLQAIDGPFLQIKNVDGYREVAGRAAALGFDGKWVLHPGQVDAANEVFSPSQEDYDHAELILDAYDWCTSEAGGKKGSAMLGDEMIDEASRKMALVISGKGRAAGMRRTSKFEAPSA, encoded by the coding sequence ATGACCACGCCCTCTTCCCCGGTCAACCGGCTGCGGCCGCGCCGCTCCTGCCTCGCGGTGCCGGGTTCCAACCCCCGGTTCCTGGAGAAGGCCCAGGGCCTGCCGGCCGACCAGGTCTTCCTCGACCTGGAGGACGCCTGCGCCCCGCTCGCCAAGGAGGGCGCCCGCCACACGATCGTGGAGGCGCTGAACCAGGGTGACTGGACCGGCAAGACCCGCGTGGTGCGCGTCAACGACTGGACCACGCACTGGACGTACCGCGACGTGATCACGGTCGTCGAGGGCGCCGGCCAGAACCTCGACTGCATCATGCTGCCGAAGGTCCAGGACGCCCAGCAGGTCGTGGCGCTCGACCTCCTCCTGACGCAGATCGAGAAGACGATGGGCTTCGAGGTCGGCAAGATCGGCATCGAGGCACAGATCGAGAACGCCAAGGGCCTGGTGAACGTCGACGAGATCGCCGCCGCCTCGCCGCGGCTGGAGACCATCATCTTCGGGCCGGCCGACTTCATGGCCTCCATCAACATGAAGTCCCTGGTCGTGGGCATGCAGCCGCCCGGCTACGGCGCGGACGCCTACCACTACATCCTGATGCGGATCCTGATGGCGGCCCGCATGCACGACCTCCAGGCGATCGACGGCCCCTTCCTCCAGATCAAGAACGTGGACGGCTACCGCGAGGTCGCCGGGCGCGCGGCGGCCCTGGGCTTCGACGGCAAGTGGGTGCTGCACCCCGGCCAGGTCGACGCGGCCAACGAGGTCTTCTCCCCCTCCCAGGAGGACTACGACCACGCCGAGCTGATCCTCGACGCGTACGACTGGTGCACCTCCGAGGCCGGCGGCAAGAAGGGCTCGGCGATGCTCGGCGACGAGATGATCGACGAGGCCAGCCGCAAGATGGCGCTGGTCATCTCGGGCAAGGGCCGCGCGGCGGGCATGCGCCGGACGTCGAAGTTCGAGGCCCCGAGCGCCTGA
- a CDS encoding acyl-CoA dehydrogenase family protein, with protein sequence MSRLAQTAGLTDDQRDILKTVREFVDKEIIPVATELEHRDEYPQQIVDGLKELGLFGLMIPEEYGGLGESLLTYALCVEEIARGWMSVSGIINTHFIVAYMLKQHGTQEQKEYFLPRMALGEVRGAFSMSEPGLGSDVSAITSKAVKDGDEYVLNGQKMWLTNGGTSTLVAVLVRSDEGHPEGTAPHKSMTTFLVEKEAGFGEVRPGLTIPGKIDKMGYKGVDTTELIMDGLRIPANRVLGGATGRGFYQMMDGVEVGRVNVAARGCGVAQRAFELGVSYAQQRHTFGKAIAEHQAIQFKLAEMATKVEAAHAMMVNAARKKDSGERNDLEAGMAKYLASEYCKEVVEDAFRIHGGYGFSKEYEIERLYREAPMLLIGEGTAEIQKMIIGRRLLEEYRLQG encoded by the coding sequence ATGAGCCGACTTGCCCAGACCGCCGGCCTGACGGACGACCAGAGGGACATCCTCAAGACCGTCCGGGAGTTCGTAGACAAAGAGATCATCCCGGTCGCGACCGAGCTGGAGCACCGGGACGAGTACCCGCAGCAGATCGTCGACGGACTCAAGGAACTCGGCCTCTTCGGCCTGATGATCCCGGAGGAGTACGGCGGCCTGGGCGAGTCGCTCCTCACGTACGCGCTGTGCGTCGAGGAGATCGCGCGCGGCTGGATGTCCGTCTCGGGCATCATCAACACGCACTTCATCGTGGCGTACATGCTCAAGCAGCACGGGACGCAGGAGCAGAAGGAGTACTTCCTCCCGCGCATGGCCCTGGGCGAGGTGCGCGGCGCGTTCTCGATGTCCGAGCCGGGGCTCGGCTCCGATGTGTCGGCCATCACCTCCAAGGCGGTGAAGGACGGCGACGAGTACGTCCTGAACGGCCAGAAGATGTGGCTGACGAACGGCGGCACGTCCACGCTGGTGGCCGTTCTGGTGCGCAGTGACGAAGGACACCCCGAGGGCACCGCGCCCCACAAGTCGATGACGACCTTCCTCGTGGAGAAGGAGGCCGGCTTCGGTGAGGTCCGGCCCGGCCTGACCATCCCGGGCAAGATCGACAAGATGGGCTACAAGGGCGTCGACACGACCGAGCTCATCATGGACGGACTGCGCATTCCGGCCAATCGGGTCCTCGGCGGGGCGACCGGCCGAGGGTTTTACCAAATGATGGACGGGGTCGAGGTCGGCCGCGTCAACGTGGCGGCCCGTGGCTGCGGCGTCGCACAGCGTGCGTTCGAGCTGGGTGTCTCATATGCCCAGCAACGTCACACTTTCGGCAAGGCCATCGCCGAGCACCAGGCGATCCAGTTCAAGCTGGCCGAGATGGCTACCAAGGTCGAAGCCGCCCATGCGATGATGGTCAATGCAGCACGCAAAAAGGACTCCGGGGAACGAAACGACCTCGAAGCAGGGATGGCGAAGTACCTCGCCTCCGAGTACTGCAAGGAGGTGGTGGAGGACGCGTTCCGTATCCACGGTGGCTACGGCTTCTCGAAGGAGTACGAGATCGAGCGCCTCTACCGTGAGGCACCCATGCTGCTCATCGGTGAAGGTACCGCCGAGATCCAGAAAATGATCATCGGGCGACGCCTGCTCGAGGAGTACCGGCTCCAGGGCTGA
- a CDS encoding protein meaA — translation MTERQKDRPWLMRTYAGHSTAEASNELYRRNLAKGQTGLSVAFDLPTQTGYDPDHILARGEVGRVGVPVSHLGDMRRLFQDIPLEQMNTSMTINATAMWLLALYQVAAEEQGADIAQLQGTTQNDIVKEYLSRGTHVFPPGPSLRLTTDMIAYTVNHIPKWNPINICSYHLQEAGATPVQEISYAMSTAIAVLDSVRDSGQVPPERFGEVVARISFFVNAGVRFIEEMCKMRAFGRIWDQVTRERYGIENDKQRRFRYGVQVNSLGLTEAQPENNVQRIVLEMLAVTLSKDARARAVQLPAWNEALGLPRPWDQQWSLRIQQVLAHESDLLEYEDIFAGSHVIEAKVESLVAECLAEIDRIQEMGGAMAAVESGYLKGELVSSHAARRARIEDGQDKIVGVNCFQQTEENPLTADLDGAIMTVDGALEAQTVERIGRWKAERQESSDRQGGGDPFVFPTVMQALDRLKEAAAGDENLMEATLECARAGVTTGEWAGALREVFGEFRAPTGVSSAPVAVTAEEGTPMALVRAKVSRTAEDLGSGRLRLLVGKPGLDGHSNGAEQIAVRARDAGFEVVYQGIRLTPEEISSAALAEDVHCVGLSILSGSHSALVPDVLERLRAAGAGDIPVVLGGIIPNADAVALKEAGVAAVFTPKDFGITEIIGRIVDEIRKANKLHPLGDADEILDTDTLASTEVPA, via the coding sequence ATGACAGAGCGCCAGAAGGACCGTCCGTGGCTCATGCGGACGTACGCCGGCCACTCCACGGCCGAGGCGTCCAACGAGCTGTACCGCCGCAACCTCGCCAAGGGCCAGACCGGCCTGTCGGTCGCGTTCGACCTGCCGACGCAGACCGGTTACGACCCCGACCACATCCTCGCCCGCGGCGAGGTCGGCCGGGTCGGGGTCCCGGTCTCCCATCTGGGCGACATGCGGCGGCTGTTCCAGGACATCCCCCTGGAGCAGATGAACACCTCGATGACGATCAACGCCACCGCCATGTGGCTGCTGGCGCTCTACCAGGTGGCCGCCGAGGAGCAGGGCGCGGACATCGCCCAGCTCCAGGGCACCACCCAGAACGACATCGTCAAGGAGTACCTCTCGCGCGGGACGCACGTCTTCCCGCCGGGACCGTCCCTCCGCCTGACGACGGACATGATCGCGTACACGGTCAACCACATCCCGAAGTGGAACCCGATCAACATCTGCAGCTACCACCTGCAGGAGGCCGGGGCCACGCCGGTCCAGGAGATCTCGTACGCGATGTCCACGGCCATCGCGGTCCTGGACTCGGTGCGCGACTCGGGCCAGGTCCCGCCGGAGCGGTTCGGCGAGGTCGTCGCCCGGATCTCCTTCTTCGTGAACGCGGGCGTCCGCTTCATCGAGGAGATGTGCAAGATGCGCGCCTTCGGCCGCATCTGGGACCAGGTCACCCGCGAGCGCTACGGCATCGAGAACGACAAGCAGCGCCGCTTCCGGTACGGGGTCCAGGTCAACTCCCTGGGCCTGACCGAGGCGCAGCCGGAGAACAACGTCCAGCGGATCGTGCTGGAGATGCTCGCGGTGACCCTCTCCAAGGACGCCCGCGCCCGCGCCGTGCAGCTGCCCGCCTGGAACGAGGCGCTGGGCCTGCCCCGGCCCTGGGACCAGCAGTGGTCGCTGCGCATCCAGCAGGTCCTGGCCCACGAGAGCGACCTGCTGGAGTACGAGGACATCTTCGCCGGCTCGCACGTGATCGAGGCCAAGGTCGAGTCCCTGGTGGCCGAGTGCCTGGCCGAGATCGACCGGATCCAGGAGATGGGCGGCGCGATGGCGGCCGTCGAGTCCGGGTACCTCAAGGGCGAGCTGGTCTCCTCGCACGCCGCGCGGCGGGCCCGGATCGAGGACGGCCAGGACAAGATCGTCGGCGTCAACTGCTTCCAGCAGACCGAGGAGAACCCGCTCACCGCGGACCTCGACGGCGCCATCATGACAGTGGACGGGGCCCTGGAGGCGCAGACCGTCGAGCGCATCGGCCGCTGGAAGGCCGAGCGCCAGGAGTCCTCGGACCGGCAGGGCGGCGGCGACCCGTTCGTCTTCCCCACGGTCATGCAGGCCCTGGACCGGCTCAAGGAGGCCGCCGCCGGGGACGAGAACCTGATGGAGGCCACCCTGGAGTGCGCCCGCGCCGGTGTCACCACCGGCGAGTGGGCGGGCGCGCTGCGCGAGGTTTTCGGCGAGTTCCGGGCACCGACCGGGGTCTCCTCGGCCCCGGTGGCCGTGACCGCCGAGGAGGGGACCCCCATGGCCCTCGTCCGCGCGAAGGTCTCCCGTACGGCCGAGGACCTCGGCTCCGGCCGGCTGCGCCTGCTGGTCGGCAAGCCCGGCCTGGACGGGCACTCCAACGGCGCCGAGCAGATCGCCGTACGGGCCCGCGACGCCGGCTTCGAGGTGGTCTACCAGGGCATCCGGCTCACCCCCGAGGAGATCTCCTCGGCGGCCCTGGCCGAGGACGTGCACTGCGTGGGACTGTCCATCCTGTCCGGCTCGCACAGCGCGCTGGTTCCCGACGTACTGGAACGGCTGCGCGCGGCGGGGGCGGGTGACATCCCCGTCGTCCTCGGAGGCATCATTCCGAATGCCGACGCCGTGGCGCTGAAGGAGGCCGGGGTGGCGGCGGTCTTCACCCCGAAGGACTTCGGCATCACGGAGATCATCGGCCGTATCGTCGACGAGATCCGCAAGGCCAACAAGCTCCACCCGCTCGGCGACGCCGACGAGATTCTCGACACTGACACCCTTGCAAGCACGGAGGTCCCCGCATGA